Genomic window (Chryseobacterium sp. LJ668):
GAAATGTAGATCCTATCAGGAAAACTCTTCCTCCCCTTACAGACTCATCTAGTACAGGTTCAAATTCACCATCGCTGAACTCCTGAATGATGATTTTCCCCAATTCTTTCCCATAGTGATGGGCAATTTTTTCTGCTAGCTCCTTACTAGTTCTTGTCGAAAATAGATAACTTTGTTGCTCGGCCATTTTTACTTTTTAAAAGATTTTGCAAATTTAAAAAAAAACCACAAGAATCAATCCTGTGGTTTCGTTTTTTATTGTTTTCCTTTTTAAGGGAAAGTTACTCCTGAATATTTATTAGGATCAACCTGTGGCAAGGTCGATTTATACTTCATATTGATTGCTTTGATAAATTCGTTGGCAACAATTGCATAACCTCTACCCGTAAGATGCACTCCGTCTAGTGAGAAAGTTCCTCCTGTGACAAACTTCGCTGTGTATCTTACTCCGTCAAATGAAATTCCTGATTGTCCGTTCAGCTCAACCATTTTTTTATTTGCATCAACAAAAGCTAATCCGTATGTATCTGCTAATGTTTTGATTGAAGTGTTATAAGCATCAACTGCAGTTTTTACTGATGCAGCCTCTATTTTTGTAAGTACGTGCTGGTTTTGTAAAGGATATGAAATTCCGTAAACATTGATTGAAGCAGGAGCTCCCGGAGCAGTAGTTCCTATAACACCTCGTGTAGTTAGCAGGATATAATCTTCTGCTGTGGTCTGTCTCGCCTGTCCGTAGATCTGTCCAAAAGCTGTAGCTGTTGGAAGCCCTAAAGATGGTGTAAGTGCTGCAGTTAGCTGAACACTTAGATCAGGTAGAGAAGTATCTTTAATCAAAACAGGGTTTGAAGAAGTTGCTGAAAGAAGATTAATTCTGGTTCCTGCACCAAAAGCTGTTAAAGCCTGTTTTAGCGGTCCGTATAAACTTGCATTTAAAGTTGTAAGGTTGGCGCCTAAAGCTGCTGGAGTAACCGGATTATATGGCACTGTCGTGAAATAAGGAATAGATGTTACATAAGGAATATTTGCAATAACTCCTTTTGTTGTTCCACCTGCCTTTAATTTATCAAGACCGGTTTTAATCGCTGCTGCAACAACATTTGGATCTGAAATATCATTAGATCCGTACGTAGCAGGATTAATGTTTCCGGTTTGGTTTACACCTAATCCACCACTGGTAGCATAGCTTAAAA
Coding sequences:
- a CDS encoding SGNH/GDSL hydrolase family protein; the encoded protein is MKKIIISTLAVSALFFTISCETDFDTDVQDIVVTKGEADFSNYVSLGNSLTSGYRDNALYINGQNESYPNIIAGQMKLAGGGNFVQPLMADNNGGLLLGTTPIQATKLYIKAFVNGSPVIENVAGNPTTNISNKVTGALNNFGVPGAKSFHLIAPGYGNIAGVLTGTANPYYVRFSTSTTSSIVDDAVLKKPTFFSYWIGNNDVLSYATSGGLGVNQTGNINPATYGSNDISDPNVVAAAIKTGLDKLKAGGTTKGVIANIPYVTSIPYFTTVPYNPVTPAALGANLTTLNASLYGPLKQALTAFGAGTRINLLSATSSNPVLIKDTSLPDLSVQLTAALTPSLGLPTATAFGQIYGQARQTTAEDYILLTTRGVIGTTAPGAPASINVYGISYPLQNQHVLTKIEAASVKTAVDAYNTSIKTLADTYGLAFVDANKKMVELNGQSGISFDGVRYTAKFVTGGTFSLDGVHLTGRGYAIVANEFIKAINMKYKSTLPQVDPNKYSGVTFP